ACATCAAATCCGGCGGGCGCACCCGGCTGTCGACGCTGATCGCCGGCGTCGGCCTGTTGCTGCTGGTGGTATTCCTCAGCGACTGGGTGTCGCAGATTCCCATGGCCGCGTTGGTGGCGGTGATGATCATGGTCTCGATCGGTACCTTCAGCTGGGAATCGCTGCGCGATCTGAAGAAGCACCCCATGAGCACCAATATCGTCATGGTGGCCACGGTCATCGTCGTGGTCGTCACCCATAACCTGGCGATAGGAGTGTTCGTCGGCGTGTTGCTGGCCTCGCTGTTCTTCGCCAACAAGGTCGGCCGAGTGCTGTATATCGGCAATGCCATGAGCGAAGACGGGCGTACCCGTGAATACCGCGTGGTCGGCCAGGTGTTCTTCACCTCGGCGGATCGTTTCACCGACGCCTTCGATTTCAAGGAAACCGTCGAGCGGGTGAGCATCGATCTGACCCATGCGCACTTCTGGGATATCACCGCGGTCGGCGCGCTCGACAAGGTGGTGATCAAGTTCCGCCGCGAGGGCACCGACGTCGAGGTGATCGGCCTCAACGAGGCCAGCGCGACCATCGTCGATCGCTTCGCCATCCACGACAAGCCGGACGCCGTCGAGAAGCTGATGAGCGGCCACTGATAATAAGGAGCGACTACTAATGCGAGAGATAATGGCATGTATCGATGGCTCCAGCTTCTCGCCTGCCGTATGCGATGCCGCAGCCTGGGCCAGCCTGGTGGGTAGCACCACCACCGACATGATCCGCCATGCCAGCGTCCCCGTCCTGATCATCCGTTGATCGCCTGGCCTGGCTTCGACAGGCGCTGGGGTTCCGGCTGATCGGACCTGGCGCCATCGAAAGGGGCTTCTCGCGGTGCAATACCGGATGGCGGCCCGGAAAGGCCCTAAGCGCCTGCTCTGGGAGCAGGCTGCAGGCAGCGCGCTAACAGGGAGCTTCGATCATGAGTTACAAGGATGTCGTCAAGCAGTATCCGGGAGTTCTCGCGCTTTGCTTCATAGCGGTCTTTTCGGGAAACCTGGGACAGACCTTCGTCGTCGGATTCTTCCAACCGGCCATTTCCGAAACCTTTGCACTGACCAACGGGCAGTTCGGCATGGCCTACTCAGCGGTAACGCTGATCTCCGGTTTCTTGATCTTCTTTATCGGGCCTACGTTGGATTGGGTCCCCGCCCGCCTGTTTGCAGCATTTATCGTACTGGCCATGACGCTGGGGGTTCTACTTCTTACGCTGACGTCATGGCCCATTACGGCGCTTATCGGGCTCGGGTTGGTCCGGTTTTGTGGCCAGGGCTTGCTCACTCACCTGGGTACGACGGTTGTCGCCAAACAGGTCGCTCAGGCCCGTGGCCGCGCGCTTGCACTGGTCACCCTGGCGATGCCGATCGGCGAGGCGATACTGCCCTCCGCCATTGCGGGGGCCTTGCTTGTCATGGGCTGGAGGGAAGTGTGGTGGGTAATGCTGGCGACATTGCTGGTTATCTGGCTGCCTGTATTGACCTTGACTGACACTTGGCCAACGCCATCCCATCAGCATCATCCTAAAACAGATAAAAGCGACACCGACTCGTCTCCCCGGCCTTTGAGTGACATGCGCTTCTGGCGGCTCAGCTTGATGATGATGTCGATCGGGATAGTCAACACCGGAATTTTCGTATTTCAAGCGGACCTGGTCGGAGAGTTCGATGCGACGCCCTCGGCCTTTGCCGTGGGCTTTGCGCTGGCAGCAACGGGGCGCGTATGCGGCGCCCTGATCGCAGGGCGTCTGGTCGATAGGCTGGGTGCGGCAATGATGGCGCGTTTATATCTGTTCCCGCTGATGGCGGGTCTATTGATCGCCGTCGGCCTTCAAAATGCCTATGGAATTTTTGCCTACATGCTCTTGTCGGGCCTGGTCACCGGCATGCAGGAGCCGACTATAACGAGCCTGCTCATTCAAATATGGGGAAGCAGGAACCTGGCGACGCTGCGCTCGGTCTTTGCAGCGGGGATGGTATTCTCGTCAGGCCTGGCGCCTGCGGTGTTCGGCCTTCTGCTGGATGCCGGCATAGCGTTCACGACGATATTGTTGTTGATGGTCGCCATGGCCGCTATCGGATGGTTGCTGGCCTGGAAGCCCCTGCAGGAAGCTGCTCGTGGCGTCAGCCGGCAATAGAGCGGCTTGCCGTAATCACCTCTGTGCGTGGCCTTAATCTGCGCAGTCGATGCACTTGAGTACGGTCGGGTCCCATTGCAATCTTGCTAATGAAATCCATTCGCCACAGTCGATGCACTCGCCGAATTCGCCTGACTCGAGTCTCGCCAGTGCAGACCGGATTTTACGCAACGTGACTTGGCGTCTTTGCTCTTCGGCCTTGGCCATTGCCTGGGCCTGCATGGCGTCCATCCGCGAAAGACGGCCCACCGATGTCTGATCGAGCATGACCGTGGCACGCGAGTCGGTGCTATCGGCACTCTCTTCGAGCAGCTTGTCGCGGGTGCTGTGCAGCTTCGCAATGATGCTTTCGACATCAATCTCGGGGTGATTCATCGAACTCTCCAGTACGCTCGCGACAGGACCACGGCTAAACGGTAAGCCATGGCGAAATTCTAGGAGATCCAGATCCGGCTGTGTAGCGATTGCCCCGGGCCGATGCATGATCCACAGGCGACCGGGCTTCGCAGGATAGCCATGGACGGATGCCCTCGAGAGGCTGGTGAGCCGACTCCGATCGTCCCGGGGATGTGTCGGGTGCTGTTCACGGCGCACCGGATGAGTTAGAAACGAGGTAAATGGACAGAGAGGAAGGACGCGCGCGATGAGTGAGCAAGTCATGGCCTGTATCGACGGTTCCGGCTATGCGCCGGCGGTCTGCGACTACGCGGTATGGGCCAGCCAGCGGTTGGCTGCGCCATTGGTGTTCATGCACGTGCTGGACAACCATCCGCCACCGCAGGCCGGCGACCTGTCCGGCAATATCGGCCTGGGCAGTCGCGAACACCTGCTCGACGAGCTTGCCCAGCTCGACGAGCGGCGCGCCAAGGTCGCCCAGCAGCAGGGCCGGCTGATGCTTGACGAGGCCCGTCAGCGCGCCCAGCAGGAAGGCGTCGCCGAGCCCCAGACCCGCCAGCGCAACGGCGAGCTGGTCGAGACGCTGAGCGAACTCAGCGGCGACATCCGGCTGCTGGTGTTGGGCAAGCGCGGCGAGTCGGCGCACCGGGCCAGTGAGCATCTGGGCTCGAATCTTGAGCGCGTGGTGCGGGCGATGCATCGGCCGATCCTGATGGTGCCCGAGCGCTATCGCGCGCCCGAGCGGGTGATGATCGCCTTCGATGGCAGCAAGACCACCCGCAAGGGCGTGCAGATGATCGCCGATAGCCCGCTGTTCAAGGGCCTGGCCTGCCATGTGGTGATGATCGGCGCGGATATCGCCGATATCCAGGCCCAGCTCGACTGGGCGCTCGATATCCTCAACGACACGGGGATCAAGGCCCACGGGGCGATTCGCGCCGGCGAAGTGGAAGCCAGCCTGCACGAATACCAGCACGAGCACGCCATCGACCTGCTGGTGATGGGCGCCTACGGTCATTCGCGAATCCGCCAGTTGCTGGTCGGCAGCACCACCACGGCGATGCTGCGCAATGCCGACATTCCGCTGCTGCTGCTACGTTGAACGCCCAACCGACGGTACCCGCGCTATTCAAGGAGCCAACAGCATGATTCAGCGTCACGATATCCAGACCCGCATGAGCCGGGCGGTCATCCATAACGGCGTCGACGCATTGCTTGGCGAGGTCGGCGATCAAGGCCGAACACACCCAGCCGACCCCGCAGACCCGGCTGTACTGAGCCGCCGGGCGAGCGCCAGGGTCTACAGCGCGCTCTCGTCGGCGATCGCCGGCGGCGAGGGTTGGAACTGCAGCAGCGGTGCCAGGCGTTCCGCCCGGACTTCGCCGACCCGGCACAACTGGTCGGCGATCTCGGCGTACTGGCGCAGGATCGGCTCGATCAAGCGATACTGCGCAGGGTCGTTGCGGGCTTCGTCGGCGGTATCGGCGAGCCATTCGAAGAGCCGTGCCAGGCGGTGGTAGTTGGGATCGCCGCGCCCGGTATTGCCGCGTAGCGCATCGAGTCCCAGGCAACGCTGCACGCTGCGCTTGTTGGGATCGAGGCTGTCCTTGGCAAGCAGCATTTCGGCCTGATGAACGAAGCGCTCCATCAACTGGGCGGTCTCGAGACTGCGCTGCTGGCGTTGCTGGCCGGCCAGACTCTCGATCAGCGTCTGCTGCTGGTGACGCTGCTGGGCGACGATCACCACCAGCAGCACGACCAGGCCCATGGCGGCGACCAGCGCCAGGCCATAGACCCCGAATAGCGCCAGGGTGTCCGGCGCCAGCGGCCAGCTCGGCGCACTGGCGACGATGCCCAGCCCGCCCAGCAATAACGTGGCGACTACCACGAAAACGATCAGTGTTGTCACACCCGGCTCCCGGCTCCGGCGAGGCGGAACCCACCTCATCTCTGGCTGTTATCGGCTGCACGGACGATAACTTGACGATGTCGCTCGTCGCTGGACAGCTGCGTCAGCACAGCCCGCCATTGACGGCCAGCGTCTGGCGGGTGATGTAACCGGCATCGGGGCCGCACAGGAAGCTCACCGCGCCGGCCACTTCGTCGGCGCTGCCCAGGCGCTGCATGGGGATCGCCCGGCGCGCCTCGGCGAAGTCGCCGTCGGCGGTCATGTCGCTGTCGATCAGCCCCGGCGCCACGCAGTTGACGGTGATGCGGCGCTTGGCGAGCTCCACGGCGAGCGCTTTGACCGCGCCGATCAGGCCGGCCTTGGCGGCGCTGTAGTTGACCTGGCCGCGATTGCCGATCAGCCCCGAGACCGACGACATCACCACGATGCGCCCCGGCGCGCGGCGGCGGATCATCGGCATCACCAGCGGCTTCACCACGTTGTAGAAACCGTCGAGGCTGGTGTCGATCACGCTGTCCCAGGCCTCGTCGGTCAGCGCCGGGAAGGCGCCGTCGGCGGTGATGCCGGCGTTGCAGACCACGCCGTAGTAGGCGCCGTGTTCGGCGATGTCGGCTTCGAGAGTGGCGCGCGCCTGGGCGCGCTCGGTGACGTCGAAGCACAGCACGCGGGCTCGACGGCCCAGCCCGCGAATCTCCTCGGCGACCGCCTGAGCCTCCGCGATCCGGCTGCGGCAGTGCAGCACCACGTCGAAGCCGTCGCGGGCCAGGCGCAGGGCGATCGCCCTGCCGATGCCACGGCTCGAGCCGGTCACCAGGATCGTGCCGGAGACGCGGGCGGTCGTGGAGAGCGAGGCGTTGTCACGGGTCATGGGCGGCGTCCTGGGGCGGCTGATAGATGGTCAACCGGCCCTCGGCCAGCGGCGCGGCGCCGGGAGTATCCACTGCCAGGATCTCGCCGCTGAACTGACCGAGGCCGTTGGCGGCGACGCAATCGCAGCCAATGCGCACCTCGAACGTCACGCCAATCGAAAAGTGCGGTCTGCAACTGGTGTAATGCCGACTGCCCACCAGAACACCCATCGCCGACGACTCGCCGCGTTGCGCGGCCTGCCAGCCGGCCCAGGCCGCGACCGCCTGGGCCAGCCACTCGATGCCCACCCAGCCGGGGATGCCCTGGGCAGGCATTCCTGCGGCAGGCGCCCCTGCAGCCTCGGCGAACAGATCGTCGGCGCGCGGCGCGAGCCGGGCGGTCAGGCCGTGTTCATCGGCAGCGATTAGCGTGTCGAGCAGGCACATGCCCGCAGCGTGGGGGACATACTCGGCGATGGGTCGGGGCAGGGCGAGGGCGATGTCGGGGGGCGAGGCGTAAGTCATTCAATCCTCCCGGCTCAACAGCAGGCTGGCATTGTTGCCGCCAAAGGCGAAGGAGTTGCTCAGCGCATGGCGTGGCGGCCGGGCGGGCATGGGGTCGTCGACCAGCGTCAGCGGCGCCAACTCGGGATCGTAGGCGCCGTCGTAGACGTGGCGCGGCAATCGGCCATGCGCCAGCGCCAGCCAGCAGAACGCCGCCTCCAGCGCGCCGGCGGCGCCCAGCGTGTGGCCGGTCAGCGCCTTGGTCGAACTCACCGGCGGCGAATCGGCGAACAGCGCGCCGACCGCCAACGCTTCCATGCGATCGTTATGCAGCGTGCCGGTACCGTGCAGATTGAGATAATCGACCTGCTGCGGCGCGATACCGGCCTGCTCGAGCGCGCCGCGCATGGCCGCCAGTGCGCCGCTGCCGTCGGGGCGCGGCGCCGAGATATGGTAGGCGTCGGCGCTTTCGCCGACGCCGGCGAGCTGGATGCCGCCACGCTCGGCGGTGACCATGAACAGCGCCGCCGCCTCGCCGAGGTTGATGCCGTCGCGATGCGCGGAAAATGGCAGGCAGGGACGCTCGCTGACCGCCTCGAGGCTGGCGAAGCCGTTGACGGTCAGCCGGCACAGGCTGTCGGCGCCGCCGGCGATCACCGCGTCGCACTCGCCGGAAAGCAGCAACCGCCGGGCGCTGGCCAGCGCCCGGGCGCTCGAGCTGCAGGCGGTGGACAGCGCATACATCGGACCGGTCAGCCCCAGTTGCTCGGCGACGAAGCGCGCCGGCGCGCCGAGCTCCTGGCGGGCGTAGCGAAAGTTGTCGGGCAGCGGCGCCGAGCGTCCGGCGGTGGCCAGCGCCGCCTCGGTCTCGCCGATCCCCGAGGTGCTGGTGCCGATCACCACGCCAACACGCCTCGGTGAATAGCGCGTCAGCGCCGCCTCGAGGCTTGCGTCTAGCTGTTCGCCGAGCCGTTCCAGCGCGAGTGTCAGCAGCTGGTTGTTGCGACTGACATGCTCGGCGGGCCAGGCGCTGGTATCGGCCAGTGGCGTCGCGACCTGGCCCACCGGTAGCGGTCGTCCTGGCGTGAAGGCGTCGCTGACGGTGAGACCGCGGCGGCCATTGAACAGCGCTTCGGCGATGCGCTCATTGTCGTCGCCGAGGCTGCACACCATGCCGGGCGGCGAGAGTCGGCAGGGTACGCAGCGGGACGCGGCGTCGCTCATGGGGAATCCTTCAGCGGGATGATACGTAAACGGTACTGACCCTGACGATCGTCGAGCAATACCGGCTGGCGAGTGCCGGCGTGACTGTCGGCGGGGCTGATGCGGGCGATCAACTGATCGCGGTAGCGAATCTCCCGCGAGCGCTCGCTCAGCGTCAAGCGCCATGGCGTGCCGGCGAACGCCTCGCGCAGCGCCTCGGCGGGCCACAGGCACCACTGCAGCCGCGCCGCCAGCCAGTCGGCCGGCGGCAGGCGCTGCTCGATCTCGGCGAGCGGCACGTCGCCGGCGACGTAGCGACTGCCGCCGACGTCCTGGACCAGCGTCACCAGGCGCTGGCCGTAGGGAGTCAGCAGCGCCACGCGCAGCTCGCTGCCAGCGAGGCGAATCAGCGCGATCAGCGTCTGGGTCTCGCGGCGGTCATCGCGCTCGAAGATCAGCTGACGCTTGAGCGTCGCCGGCTCGGCGAGCACCGGCTGGCTGGGCGCGGGCGGCAGCGGCGGGGCCAGCGAACAGCCGGCGAGCAGCGCCAGCAGCAGCGCGGCGCCGAGCACTCGGGGATAGGCGATGCGACTCATTTCAGCGCACCGCGGCGGACGCGGCGCCGATCACGATCACATCAGCGTCGAATGCTTGCTGACTAGTCATGCGTTCTCCTGTCGCGTCGTCATGTCTGGCGAACGGACCCAGGGCACCAGCAGCCAGACCAGGGTCAGGCCGATCAGGCAGGTCAGGCCCAGGTTGTGCAGCGCCGGGGTGGCGCTGAAGGCCAGCAGGCCGAAGGCCAGCACGCTGGTCAAGGTCGACAGCGTGATCGCCAGCCAGGTGGCCGGATGGCGGCCATGCTCGGCGCTGAAGATGCCGGCGTCGAGGCCGATCCCCAGTACCAGTAGCATACCCAGTTGGCTGAACAGATTCAGCGGTATGCCGGCGATCGCGAACAACGTGAGCACACCGAGCAGCGCGCCCAGCGCCGGCGCGGCGACCCGCCAGGCGCGGCGGCGATAGCGCCAGGCCAGCACCAGCATGAGCCCCGCCAGCGCGGCGGCCACCCAGCCGGCGATGTGCCTGCGCAGCTCGCCGAGCAGCGCCGACAGCCGGGCGACACGGTCGACGTAGCTGACCGCGTCGTCGCCGGCGGCCAATTGCTGCAGCGCGGCGACCTCGTCGGGGGCGTCGACGCCGGTCAGCAGCAGCGTCGCCGCCAGCATGCCGGCTTGGTCGCCGCCAGCAGCGTCCACGCGACCCAGCCACAGCCGGCGATCGCGTTCGCCGGCGGGCATCGCCAGCCAGTCGGCGACGCGCAACAGCGGCACGTCGTCGAGAGTGGCCCGGGCGCGGGTCAGCGTCTGCGGTGGCAGCCCGGCGCGCTCGACCAGCGCGGCCAACGGCGCGCCGTAGAGCCGGCGCACCCGCGCGAGGTTGGCCCGTTGCTCGGCCGGCGGGGGCACGCGCTCGGCGAGGTTGTCGTAGCCGATCGCCAGGCCGGCGTCGATCCGCGCATCCAGTGCGTCGCCAAGCGCGGCCAGACGTTCGAGCAGGGCGGCCTCGTCACCGGCGCGTACCAGCAGGTAGTGGCTGCCGGTGTCGCTGCCCAGCAGCGTTTGCACCTGGCGCTCCTCGGCGAGTCGCTGCGGCGACGACGGATTGAGCAGGCGCAGGCTGTCGTTGACCTCCAGACGCCCGGCGACGATCGCCAGCATCAATGCCACGCCGAGCAGCGCCACCCCTGGCGACAGCCGCCGGCGCGGCGTGGTGGCGCGCCACAGCCGCTCGGCCAACCGCGCGGTGGCGGGGTGCGCCGGCAAGCGCAGCCGCGGCAGCCACAGCACCACGCACAGCCAGGCGCCGATCAGTCCCAGCGCGGCGAATGTCGCCATCTGGCGCAGCCCGGGCAGCGGCGTCAGCGCCTGGGCAAGATAGGCCACCAGGCTCGAGGCGAGTCCCAGCGCGAGCCCCGGCAACAGCGGACGCAGCCGAAAGCTCGCTCCCCGGATTGCGCGGTCGCTCTGCAGATGCAGGGCGTAGTCGATGGCCACGCCGATCAGGCTGGCGCCGAACGCCAGGGTGAGCAGATGCAGCCGGCCGAACAGCGCCAGGGTCAGCGGCAGGGCGAACAGCAGTCCCCCGATCAGCGGCAGCAACAGCGCCACCAGCGTGCGCGGCGAGCGAAAGACCGTCAGCAGGATCACGATCAGTCCGGCGAAGGCGCCAAGGCCGATGGTAGAGATCTCGCTGCGCGCCTGACGGGCGCCGGCGGCGGCGTGAAAGATCAGCCCCGATTGCAGCAGCTCGGCCTTGGGGTGGGCGCGCTCGAACGCCGCCAACTGCGCGACGAGGGCCTGCTGGGTCGGCAGCGCGTAGGGGCTGCCCGCCAGTTGGCCGGCCAGCAGGGCGCGGCGCGTGCCGGCGCCGTCGCGCACCGTCAACAGGCCCTGCCAGGCCTCGATGCGCGCGTCGTCCTGAACGTTCAGCCAGCGTGCGAGCAGGCCGAACGGGTCGCGCACCGGTTGCGGCGAGCCGAGTGGCGAGAACAGCCGTTCGAGGGCCGGCTCGATCAGCGTGGTACCGCCGTCGGCATCGATCGTCGCCTGCAGTGCCGGGGTCAGCAACCGATAGCGATAGTCACCCAACGTCTCGCTGGGGTCGGCGTCGGCAAGGTCGACGTCCCGCCAGTCGAGGCAGGCGAGATCGGGGAGCTGGCTCAAGCGTTCGGCCAGCGCGGCGCTGGCCTTGGGCAGATCGTCGGCGGCGAGCAGCAGCACGAAGCGATTCTCGAAGGGCTGGCCGAGCTGCGCGGAGGCCTGCTCGATCAGCGACGCCTGGCGATCCTCGGGCAGCAGTGCGGTGAGCCGGGTGTCGCTGGGCAGCCCGTCGCGCAACTGCCAGGCCAGCAGCAGCGTGCAACCGACGAGGATGGCTGCCCAAAGCCAGGCCAGGGGACGTGGG
The genomic region above belongs to Halomonas zincidurans B6 and contains:
- the fabG gene encoding 3-oxoacyl-ACP reductase FabG, with amino-acid sequence MTRDNASLSTTARVSGTILVTGSSRGIGRAIALRLARDGFDVVLHCRSRIAEAQAVAEEIRGLGRRARVLCFDVTERAQARATLEADIAEHGAYYGVVCNAGITADGAFPALTDEAWDSVIDTSLDGFYNVVKPLVMPMIRRRAPGRIVVMSSVSGLIGNRGQVNYSAAKAGLIGAVKALAVELAKRRITVNCVAPGLIDSDMTADGDFAEARRAIPMQRLGSADEVAGAVSFLCGPDAGYITRQTLAVNGGLC
- a CDS encoding MMPL family transporter codes for the protein MASEPHRRLAWLSSRPAAWLSPRPLAWLWAAILVGCTLLLAWQLRDGLPSDTRLTALLPEDRQASLIEQASAQLGQPFENRFVLLLAADDLPKASAALAERLSQLPDLACLDWRDVDLADADPSETLGDYRYRLLTPALQATIDADGGTTLIEPALERLFSPLGSPQPVRDPFGLLARWLNVQDDARIEAWQGLLTVRDGAGTRRALLAGQLAGSPYALPTQQALVAQLAAFERAHPKAELLQSGLIFHAAAGARQARSEISTIGLGAFAGLIVILLTVFRSPRTLVALLLPLIGGLLFALPLTLALFGRLHLLTLAFGASLIGVAIDYALHLQSDRAIRGASFRLRPLLPGLALGLASSLVAYLAQALTPLPGLRQMATFAALGLIGAWLCVVLWLPRLRLPAHPATARLAERLWRATTPRRRLSPGVALLGVALMLAIVAGRLEVNDSLRLLNPSSPQRLAEERQVQTLLGSDTGSHYLLVRAGDEAALLERLAALGDALDARIDAGLAIGYDNLAERVPPPAEQRANLARVRRLYGAPLAALVERAGLPPQTLTRARATLDDVPLLRVADWLAMPAGERDRRLWLGRVDAAGGDQAGMLAATLLLTGVDAPDEVAALQQLAAGDDAVSYVDRVARLSALLGELRRHIAGWVAAALAGLMLVLAWRYRRRAWRVAAPALGALLGVLTLFAIAGIPLNLFSQLGMLLVLGIGLDAGIFSAEHGRHPATWLAITLSTLTSVLAFGLLAFSATPALHNLGLTCLIGLTLVWLLVPWVRSPDMTTRQENA
- a CDS encoding TraR/DksA family transcriptional regulator, with amino-acid sequence MNHPEIDVESIIAKLHSTRDKLLEESADSTDSRATVMLDQTSVGRLSRMDAMQAQAMAKAEEQRRQVTLRKIRSALARLESGEFGECIDCGEWISLARLQWDPTVLKCIDCAD
- a CDS encoding universal stress protein, whose product is MSEQVMACIDGSGYAPAVCDYAVWASQRLAAPLVFMHVLDNHPPPQAGDLSGNIGLGSREHLLDELAQLDERRAKVAQQQGRLMLDEARQRAQQEGVAEPQTRQRNGELVETLSELSGDIRLLVLGKRGESAHRASEHLGSNLERVVRAMHRPILMVPERYRAPERVMIAFDGSKTTRKGVQMIADSPLFKGLACHVVMIGADIADIQAQLDWALDILNDTGIKAHGAIRAGEVEASLHEYQHEHAIDLLVMGAYGHSRIRQLLVGSTTTAMLRNADIPLLLLR
- a CDS encoding beta-ketoacyl-ACP synthase, which encodes MSDAASRCVPCRLSPPGMVCSLGDDNERIAEALFNGRRGLTVSDAFTPGRPLPVGQVATPLADTSAWPAEHVSRNNQLLTLALERLGEQLDASLEAALTRYSPRRVGVVIGTSTSGIGETEAALATAGRSAPLPDNFRYARQELGAPARFVAEQLGLTGPMYALSTACSSSARALASARRLLLSGECDAVIAGGADSLCRLTVNGFASLEAVSERPCLPFSAHRDGINLGEAAALFMVTAERGGIQLAGVGESADAYHISAPRPDGSGALAAMRGALEQAGIAPQQVDYLNLHGTGTLHNDRMEALAVGALFADSPPVSSTKALTGHTLGAAGALEAAFCWLALAHGRLPRHVYDGAYDPELAPLTLVDDPMPARPPRHALSNSFAFGGNNASLLLSRED
- a CDS encoding DUF3261 domain-containing protein — its product is MSRIAYPRVLGAALLLALLAGCSLAPPLPPAPSQPVLAEPATLKRQLIFERDDRRETQTLIALIRLAGSELRVALLTPYGQRLVTLVQDVGGSRYVAGDVPLAEIEQRLPPADWLAARLQWCLWPAEALREAFAGTPWRLTLSERSREIRYRDQLIARISPADSHAGTRQPVLLDDRQGQYRLRIIPLKDSP
- a CDS encoding MFS transporter; the encoded protein is MSYKDVVKQYPGVLALCFIAVFSGNLGQTFVVGFFQPAISETFALTNGQFGMAYSAVTLISGFLIFFIGPTLDWVPARLFAAFIVLAMTLGVLLLTLTSWPITALIGLGLVRFCGQGLLTHLGTTVVAKQVAQARGRALALVTLAMPIGEAILPSAIAGALLVMGWREVWWVMLATLLVIWLPVLTLTDTWPTPSHQHHPKTDKSDTDSSPRPLSDMRFWRLSLMMMSIGIVNTGIFVFQADLVGEFDATPSAFAVGFALAATGRVCGALIAGRLVDRLGAAMMARLYLFPLMAGLLIAVGLQNAYGIFAYMLLSGLVTGMQEPTITSLLIQIWGSRNLATLRSVFAAGMVFSSGLAPAVFGLLLDAGIAFTTILLLMVAMAAIGWLLAWKPLQEAARGVSRQ